The Motacilla alba alba isolate MOTALB_02 chromosome 3, Motacilla_alba_V1.0_pri, whole genome shotgun sequence DNA window ACATCAGTATCATCTACactgcctggagagctgcatcAGCAATGAAATTACTTGTTTTCTACAGTAAAAGATCAACATTTTGCATGGGCTCCAGCTTTTATCACATTTCCTACTTCATGGAAAACTCGCACTTCACAGAGGAGAGCATCTTGAGCAGCGCCTTTTCCAGCTTGGGATTGCTGAAAATCAGAATAAGGGAATGAATACCTGGAAAAGCATACAAATATGTGTATAAAAGGAGTGTcatgatattttctttctttgtggtATAAATTATTGTCAAGACCAAACATACAAAGTTGATGCTGTACATCACTAAGAAGGAGAGGACAGATTTCATGGCTCTGATGTGGGCTTCCATGCTGAGATCCTTCATGGAGTTTGTCTGCATCATGCGCTTGTGcctccagagagaaaagagaaggaaaacagcagaaaagatgaCTACCATGAATGAAGCAGCAAATACAAGgccagcaagaaaataaattgagaaaAGATGTTTATCCTTTCTGACAGTTACTTCCCAAAAATTTTCTTGGAAGGTGGAAGTGATGTTCTTTCTCTGCACATTTACCATGACATCATAGGTAATGATGCAGAGAGCCAAGGCTAAAATCTCTGACCCCAACAAGAGCCAGGGCACCATCCTGTCAATTTTTACTTTCAGGTAGA harbors:
- the LOC119699385 gene encoding taste receptor type 2 member 7-like; amino-acid sequence: MEASPSPQQSNVTSYGATTVAIITLAVFPGMWINAFIVGVLCIGWVKKKTLNSNEKILLLLGCSRTSFLCFAWVYNFISIIYPNFLHVQTILQNLESFATFFNYLNLWVSAYLCGFYCIKIANFRNRFFIYLKVKIDRMVPWLLLGSEILALALCIITYDVMVNVQRKNITSTFQENFWEVTVRKDKHLFSIYFLAGLVFAASFMVVIFSAVFLLFSLWRHKRMMQTNSMKDLSMEAHIRAMKSVLSFLVMYSINFVCLVLTIIYTTKKENIMTLLLYTYLYAFPGIHSLILIFSNPKLEKALLKMLSSVKCEFSMK